The genomic interval CGAACGTCACGAGGATGATCGGGTAGAGAATCTGCCAGATTAGTCCAATGGTCGCCGGGGCAGGCGTCCAAGAGGGCTTAACAAGTCCGTTGTACCAAGTCATCCAGTCCATCAGCGTTCCAATTCATGCTTCATCTGAGTTCATTTGCTCTCGATGAGTTTTAGCCGCTCAAGCGGTTGTCTGGCAGTCAGTCCAATCAAGACACCGTCTTGCCATCGCATTGGTCATTTCGACCTCGACTTCCCCAATACAAAAATTGGACTGGAGCAGCGATGGCGATTCAAGAATACCTGCCCGGACGACCCAAGAAACAGCGTGTCAAGGACGTTCGGCGGCATCTCTGGCATGACGGTACAAATCAGGGCGGCACGCAAACGGGGTACAAATTCCGGCAACAAAAAAAGCCTTAAACCATTACAGTTTAAGGCTTTTCGTTATGGAGGATGGGGGATTTGAACCCCCGACCTCTTGCATGCCATGCAAGCGCTCTCCCAGCTGAGCTAATCCCCCTGGGTGTGATCTCGACGCCGAATCAATCGACAAATCGAGGCCGCGAACTCAACTTATTTTCCGTAAAACGTCAGTTTTCGTTCGTGTGCGGGGAACGTATCAGGGAGCTTGAAGCGCGTCAAGCGATGCCGCTTGCTCACAGATCGCTCATTTTTTTTCTTCCAGTACGCCTCGACAATGGCATGGGAAACCTTCGGCCGTTGCAACCTTGAACCCGCTGATTCGTGCCCTCAATTGGGCGGCCCTCAAAATCACGGCATACCGTTCCAGTCCACCGCTGATAAACGCACCAGAGAAGTGCGGCCCCAGCCATTCGCCAGAATCCCGCCGGGAAAAGCAAAGCGACGATCACGGGGGACTGAATCCACCGGATGCAACGCCTGCCTGGAAACAAAGCCCTCCCCGGGGCTCAATCCAAGAGTCGCGCGGAGGGCTTAAGAAACTCGGCGGATGCAGGCCTTTGCGAAGCCGCTGGGAATCGACCATCGCCCCAGAAGGCGGCACGGTCATTGGATCTTGCTGACTGAGTCACGAGAGGAAATTGGCAGAAGAGAACTTGCCGTCGTTCATAATTGCGACGACGACTAGGCCTGTTTGAGTTTGTAACACCCTGTTGCCTGATCGAACGACACACCTTCAGTGTTATAGAGACATTGATAGAGAACATTACGAAAATTACGGCTCGAGGATTTGTATCCGGAATCCACGATCTTCGATGTCAGATCGGCCATCGAGAAGCCTTTCTTGCTTTTACCTAACAATTCCAGCACGTGTGAACGCAACGACATGTCGTTCTTCAGGCGGCGCCGACGCCGACGAATGACTCGATTGTCGCCCATCACCTCGAGAAGCTGACGATCGATCTCGTCGAGCTGCTTCTGCAGCTCTTCGCGACGTTTCCCCAACTCCATCGCCTTCACACGGCGATCTTCAAGGATCTGTTCCAACTCCGCGACGCTCAACACACCCGTCGGCTTTACCATTTTGTCGTACTCCCGTAACACTTAAAGGCCCGTTGTAAGCGAATCAGTCTTGGATCGTCATTTAGTATGAAAGCGAGCTGAATTTCAGCAATGGCTTCCGTAACCACTAACCTCTCAATTTCGTGAGGTTCCACAACGACACCACACGTCACATCGAGATCATAGACAGAATCCTATAGAGGACTATAGTTCGCATGCGTACGACCATATCAATGCCCTAGCTCTAATTCAAATCCTAATAGCTTACGAATTCGTTGCCTGAACATGTGTCATTGCGCATTGCCGAACCGATGGCACGCCCGACCCAGCTTTCCGCCATCAAGAACAGACGGAAGACCTTTCCGGGGTGCGCGTCTGCCGTGATGCCTCTTGTCGTGATTTTCGGGTTCCGCTACGATTCGTTTGGTCGGTAGCTGCGTCAGGTCGGAGGAGTGACCGCGGGGCATCCGATGCCCTCCAAGATCCGGCGGTATTCAACCCCACTTTGAAGCGGAATCTCTTATGAAGCTGCATGCTCCGTCACGGACCGTCGGAGTTCTCTCCGTCGGCGTCGTTTTTCTCGTCGCGACGACGCTTTTCGCTCAAAATATTGGGGGAGCTCAATCCTCTGAAGCGACTACCGTCAAGCTCGTCGCGAACATGATCTCTCAGTATCACATCAGCCAAAAACCGCTGGATGATCGAATTTCGGCGATGATCCTTCAGCGGTTCATCAAGGAACTCGATCCTCAAAAGATGTACTTCCTCAAGGCGGACATCGACGGATTCGCACGGTATCGCGATCAACTGGACAATTTGCTGCGAAGCGGCGACGCCGCATTCGCACACGAAGCCTGGAATCTTTATTTGCGACGTCTCGACGAGCGCGTGACCGTCGCCAATCGCATGATCGACGAGCCACACGATTATTCGCTCGACGAATCAATGCAGGTCGATGGCGAACAAATGTCCTGGTCGGTCGATCAAAAGGAGCTCAATGATCGTTGGCGGAAACGCATTAAGTATGAGTTGCTCTCACTGCAGCTCGACAAGACCGAGCTCGCAGAAGCCCGCAAGCGCCTGCACAAGCGCTACGAAACCTTCCGCCGCAATGAGCATGACACCGAAGACGGCGAAGTTCTCGAGCGATTCCTGACATCGGTGGCTCACTGCTACGACCCGCATTCAAGCTATATGTCGCCCCAGACTCTCGAAGACTTTCAGATCCAGATGAAGTTGAGCCTTGAGGGAATTGGCGCAGCACTCCGCTCAGAGGACGGAATGACCGTCGTGGCACAGATCGTCCCCGGGGGCGCCGCGGAAAAGGACGGCCGCTTGAAAGTGGGCGACAAGATCGTCGCGGTGGGACAGGAAGATGGCGATTTTCAGGATGTGGTCGAAATGCGGCTGAACCGCGTTGTTCGGCTGATCCGCGGCAAGCTCGGCACAAAGGTTCGCTTGCGAATCCTGCGTGACGCCGGTGAAACGGTCTCGATCGAACTGACGCGTCAAACGATCGAACTGCATTCCTCTGAGGTCAAAGGCAAGATTTTCCAGCCCGCAGATTTTGGCCTGTCCGGTAAAGGTCGAGTCGGGGTCATCAACATCCCATCGTTCTATCGCGACTTCAGCGGAGCCCAGCAAGGCAAGGACGACTTCAAGAGCACAGCACGCGATGTTTCGAAGGTTCTCGGGAACTTTGCCAAAGAAGGTGGCGTTGATGCCATCATCATCGACCTCCGGATGAATGGCGGCGGTGCATTGAGCGAAGCCATCGAAGTGACCGGCCTGTTCATCGACAAGGGCCCCGTGGTCCAAGTCAAAGAGCAGAACGGTAATATCAAGAGCCACGACGACGAAGAGGATGGCGCCGAATATCTCGGACCGCTGATGGTCGTCTGCAATCGGCTGTCGGCATCGGCATCAGAAATCTTCGCGGCGGCAATCAAAGATTACGGTCGCGGGATCGTGGTCGGAGATACGACGACGCATGGCAAAGGGACTGTCCAGAACGTCATGCCCGTCAGCAATCAAATGTTCAAGCTGCTGCCGAGCTCAAAGGATCGCGGCGCATTGAAGTTGACGATCAATCAGTTCTATCGCGTCAACGGCGATAGCACCCAGAACCGCGGCGTCGAGTCGGACGTGGTCCTGCCGTCACTCATCGATCACATGGACCTCGGCGAGTCGTTCATGGATAACGCATTGGCCTTCGATCGCGTTCAACCCGCTCGTCATCAGTACTTGAAGTATGTCACGCCCGAGATCGTGAGCGTCTTGAAAACGGACAGCGAAAAACGCGTCGCGGCCGATCCGAAGTTCCAACAGACCTTAAAGGACATTGATCGATATCTGGCCCGCAAGAGCCGCAAATCCGTCTCACTGAACGAAGAGACGTTGCGTAAGGAACGCGAAGAAGACAAAGCCGCCAAAGAGGTGGAAAAAGAGGAAGAAGAATTCGAAACGAAAAGCGACAAGACTCCGGTCCTGGCCAAGACCGAGTACAACACGGAACTGATGGCGATCGCGGTTGAGTATGCCGGATTGCTGAAAGCCCAAAAGACCGCGGCCAATCGCTAAGTCGCTGGCCAACGTTTATGATCATGACGCTCGGTATCGTTGATACCGAGCGTTCTGTTTTTGAATCTGATAGACTTGTCGATCTATGCCCATTATTGAAGTCAAGAATCTCGCGAAGCATTATCAGGTCTACCGGAAGAACGCAGGCTGGCTGGCCTCGCTGGCCGGTTTGTTTCACCGCGAATACAACGTCGTTCGTGCGGTGAAAGAAGTCAGCTTTCAGATCGAACGGGGCGAGATGGTGGCGTTTCTAGGCCCAAACGGGGCCGGAAAAACAACGACACTAAAGCTGCTTTCGGGGCTGATTTACCCAACGACGGGCACCGCCACGGTTCTCGGCTATGTGCCGTGGCAACGAGCCAATGCCTATCGGAAGCGATTTTCGCTCGTGATGGGGCAGAAGAACCAACTCTGGTGGGATCTGCCCGCTCAGGAATCGTTCATTCTACATCGAGAAATCTACGCCATTGAGCCCGCCCAGTTTCAGCGTCGAGTCGATGAGCTGACCGATTTGCTCGATGTTCGACAACTGGTGAAACAGCCTGTCCGCGAACTGTCGCTGGGCGAGCGAATGCGGATGGAGTTGATTGCGTCGCTGCTACATTCACCCGAAGTTCTATTGCTGGACGAGCCAACGATTGGCCTCGATGTCGTTTCGCAACGAAAAGTGCAAGGATTTCTGAGACACTATCAAGCTGAACAGCAAATGACCGTGCTGTTAACAAGCCACTATATGAAGGATGTCGAGGCACTCTGCCGTCGCGCGATCATCATCAACGAAGGTGAGATCAAGCACGATGGCCCCCTCGCTGACATCGTCGATCGATTCAGCAGCATGAAGCAGATTCATCTTCAATTTGCTGGCACCGAGGTTCCGCCGGACCTGGAACGGTACGGCAAAGTGCTTGAGCAATTACCTCCTCGAGTCAAACTCGAAGTGCCTCGGCAAGAGATTCCCAAAGTTCTGGCCGCATTGCTTGACCGATACACGATTGAAGATGTGGGCGTGCAGGAACGGCCACTGGAGGAAGTCATCGCCGAGCTGTTTGCACGAAAATCGGAAAGCTGAACGAACGATGCCACCTTCACTACGCGTCAAATGGTGCATCTTGCGGACGTCGATCGAAGAACGGCTCGTCTATCGCGCCGACTTTGCCTTCGCGACGCTGGTTCGTTTTTTGCCGATCGTGACACAGGTGTTTCTCTGGGGGGCGATCTATCAGACGGCCAGCCCCACCGATCCGAAATCGATTAACGGGTATACCTACGGCGACATGGTCGCGTATTCACTGCTAGTCATGGTGGGACGCGCATTTTCTTCGATGCCTGGCCTGACAACGGGGATTGCGCGCGATATTCGTGACGGCGCGATCAAGAAATTTCTCGTCCAGCCGATCGATCTATTGGACTATCTCTTCTGGCATCGCGTTGCTCATAAACTGGTCTACTACTTCGTCGCGTTCCTGCCTTTCGGATTCGTGTTTTGGCTGTGTCGTTCGTACTTTCGCGACTGGCCAGGAATCGACGTCCTCATCACGACCTCATTGGCACTTGTGCTGGCATTTCTGATCGGATTTCTGATCGAAAGCCTGATGGGACTTTGCGCGTTCTGGTTTCTGGAAGTCAGTTCACTGGTCTTCGTCTACATGCTGCTCAGCTATTTTCTATCCGGTCACATGCTGCCGCTGGATTGGCTGCCATCCCCCTTCAGCGATGTCATTCGTCTGTTTCCCTTCAAGTACCTGGCGTTTGTTCCCGCCGCGATTTGGCTCGGTAAATACACGCCGTCACAGGTCGCTCTCGAACTGGCGCTCGGCGTTGTCTGGGTTGCCGTTTTGTTCCTACTGAACCGAGTCGCTTTATCCCGCGGGTTGCGACGATATAGCGCTTACGGTGGATGACCTTTAGAACGAAGACGCTTGACCGACACGTGAATGCCCCGCGGGCCGGTCGAGTAGACAAAACTCATGCCCCTCGCACTGCCCGCCGATGAACGGCACATTGACACCTCGGCCGTTTATGGCCGAACCTTCTGGTTGGCCTACTTCGCCAATTCGGCGCTGGTGATGGCGAATGCGTTGACATTTCGCTTCGCCGAACTGGTGCACTTCCTCGGCGGATCAGAGAGTCGCGTCGGGGATATTGTCGCACTGGGAGTTTTGGTCGCTGTCGGTGTGCGATTTAGTTTTTCTCATCTGCTTGATGACTACGGAACTCGGCGTATGTGGCCGGCATGCTCGATCCTGTTTATCAGTGGCTGCGTTCTGTTCGTGAGTGCTTCCCATGAAATGTGGATGCTCTATCTCGCGCGGATCGCGTTTTTCGTTGGGCTGACGGGAATGTTTGCGTGCTCAATGACGCACATCCAGAATCACGTTCCGCCGAGTCGACGGACCGAGATCATTGGCAATCTGGGGAGCAGTGGATTTGTCGGCATGATTCTCGGTTCAAATTTGGGTGACTGGATTCTGTACTTCGTCAAAGATCCACAAACCCAGTTCTTCATCCTGTTCGGCGGAGCGGGCCTGATCGGTGTCGTCTACCTTGGTATCGTTCTGGTTCTGACGCACGGTCAGGATACCGAAGTCCGAAGCGGGTCTCCGATGGCACTTAGGCTGATGTTTCGCTTCTGGCCCGGTACCGTCGTGCTGGCGGCCATGACGATGGGACTGGGCATCACGGCGACGCAGACCTTTCTGACTCGATATGCGACGTCGCAGAAGATCGAAGGGATCGGCGTCTTTTTCACCGGTTATGCAATCTCGGCCTTCGTATTTCGTCTGCTGGTCCAAAATTGGAGTCGTACGATCGGTCGGCATTGGATGCTGGTTCGTGGACTGCTTGGCCACGCAACGGGCCATCTTTTGCTCGCATTCGTGACGGATGGGTGGCAGTTCATTCTGCCGTCGATCATTTGTGGATTTGGGCACGCGCTGCTGTTTCCCGCGGTGGTTTCGCTCGGTTCCGGGACATTTCCCAAAGAATGTCGCGGAGCGGGAACGGCGATTATTCTTGGCTTCACCGATTTTGGCTCGCTGATCTATTCGCCGTTGCTCGGTCGCATCAGTGATGAATTTGGGTTCCACGTGATGTATTGCGTCTCGAGCGGAGTCGCGCTGGCAACGGCGCTGGGCTACATTCTCGTGGCGCGTTACCACCCTGACCATGAAGCGGCGGCGGGTTTGGCGTAAAGAATCGACGTGTCCCACAGCCAGACACAAGTTGCCGAAACCAGAAAAGTCTTGGTGGTCTGTTGAATCAGGGGAACGGGCGCCTTGGACTGAATTGCCGGCCCCGCAGGCACTCTTGTGCTGCTGGGAATGAGATCACCCAGCCCATCGGAGCCCCGTCTGATCCCTTGCGGTCTCCTTTGGCCTGGGCTTGTAGAATTGCTGGACCGATGGCCGACAGAAAACGCCACGGTTCGCTCCCAATTGGCAAGCAAAAATCCCTCACGGCGTTGCCTGCCAGGGCGGCATTTTGTCGTGACAGCAACCCACGACCGCGATGACTTCATGCGAGGAACGATAGTGCGCAACTTCAAACGTTAGGAGCCGGGGGCGTCACCCAACTCCTGGCGAAGCCTGAGCAAGACGCGCGACTTGGCGACTCGGACGGCACCTGGCGTCATGTTGAGATCGGCGGCGACATCGGCCGCTAACCGTCCTTCAATCACGACGCTCCAGAATGCCTGCCACGTTTTTGCATGAAACTCTTTTCGAATGACGTTCAACGCATTCTGCAGCAAGGTATCCATTGCCGCGTCGTCCATCGCGTCGACCTGCTCGACTTCGACGTGAGGATCGAACGATTGCTGCAAGCGTTGATTCGCTTCCGAACCACCTTCACCGATCGGTTGTGATGCCGTTCGCCGGAAATGATCGCGCGCTTTATTTCGAGCGATGGTAAACAACCAACCTCGAAAAGTGTCGCTGGGCCGAACCTTTCGAAAGTTCTTCAGATGTCCTGAAACGGAGAGGAACACATCCTGCAGGATATCGACAAAATCCTGTTCTGCGATGCCCCAGTTTCGGCACCATGACGCGACCAGTGGGGCGTACAACCGAACGAGCCGCTCCCATGCTCCCGGCTGACCACGCCGAGCGGCCGAGAGCAGATTGAGCGACGTCGAACCTTCCAGTCGGTCCTGGTCATCGAAGGCGTCTCGGGTGGTCATTCGGCGCCCCCCTTGCGCCGTCGCTGCGCAATGACCGTCACGCCCGCACTGATGGCGAGGAGCGAGAACGAGATCAGCCCCATGATCAGGAACGCGCCACGAAGCGCGGATTGTGTATTGTCCATTTCCCGTTCGAGCGGACGCACAATCTTGAGTGCTCCGACGACGTCGCCGACCTTCCAGTCTTTCTTTGGACTGCGGCTGTCCGGATGGTTATGGCAGCCAAGACAGCTTTTCTCCATCAGTCGTGAACTGTAGAACAAAAGCTTTCGACGCCCGTCGTCGGTGACGAACCGCGAGAATTCGGTCGACGACTCGTCACCCGGCTTTGCGTGTTCTTCCAGCCAGAGCAGAGCCTCGAGATCGAGATCCGACTGCGGACCACCGTCTTTGCGAGTTGGCCAGGGAAACCGGCTGAACACGCGAACTTCCATTCCCGAATTTCGGCGACTAATCCGCTCGCCGAGATCGATGGCGAACGTCGCAGGCAGGGGCAGGGCAGGGTGAACGTTCTTGTAATTCTCCGTGATCGCAACCGTCGTCACACGAGGATCGATATCGGAAATTTCGTCGCTGTAGAATCGCCAGACTTCGTCGAGCATCTTGGATTCCAGCCGCGCACTTTCGAGCGCGGTCAGGCGGACAAAGAATTCGGACAGGCTCGACAGGTACCACATTCCGGAGATCGATCCGACGATCACGGCCATCAGGACGCCGACCGCCAGCGGATAGCGATAGCTCCAGCGAAGGACACGTTCCGCATACCCCATGGGTCGAGCGAGGATCGGCTTTCCCCTCGAGAATCGCTGCAAATCATCGGCCAATTCTCGACAGGTCTGGTAGCGTCGAGAAGGAGACTTACTCATCGCTTTCAGACAAATGATTTCCAGATCACGGGGGATCATCCAGTTCATGGCACGGGGTGGACGCGGGTCGTCTTCCAAGACCTGTAGCAGCAACAGCCGCCGATTTCCGTGAAACGGGCGTTCGCCAGTAAGCATCTCGTAGAGTACGACTCCCAGGCTGTAGACATCGCTGCGTGCATCAACCAGTCGAGATGATCCCGCCGCCTGCTCAGGCGACATATAGGCGGGGGTGCCGACGACGCGGCCATCGGACGTCATCGTGATCTCGGCCGAATCGCGTTTCGCAAGGCCAAAGTCCATGATATGGGCACGATGCTTCCGGTCGAGAATGATATTCGAAGGTTTGATGTCTCGATGAATCACGCCTTGCTCGTGTGCGTACTGCAATGCGTCGGCCAGTTCGAGCACAATGCCCGCCGCCTCGTGCGGTGGAATCGCCCCTTGCTTGAGCTGTTCCTCCAACGTCATTCCGTCGATGTATTCGCTGACGAGATACCAGACGTTGTCGTCGGTTTGACCACTTTCATATAGCGAGACGATACCGGGATGCTTGAGTTGGGCGGCACTACGGGCTTCGCGCAGGAACCGTTCGACTTCTTCGGCCGATGCCAAATTCCCTGCACGCTGGACCTTTAATGCGACCACGCGTTCCAGCCGTGGATCCCAGGCACAGAACACATAGCCGAACGATCCGATTCCCAGTTCAGAGCGCAGCTCAAACCGGTCGAGAGTCACTCCCCCCTCCAGCAATCGCCGCGCAAGATCCCGGCCTGCATCGGTGGCGACGCGTGTATTGCGGTACAT from Schlesneria paludicola DSM 18645 carries:
- a CDS encoding ABC transporter permease; protein product: MPPSLRVKWCILRTSIEERLVYRADFAFATLVRFLPIVTQVFLWGAIYQTASPTDPKSINGYTYGDMVAYSLLVMVGRAFSSMPGLTTGIARDIRDGAIKKFLVQPIDLLDYLFWHRVAHKLVYYFVAFLPFGFVFWLCRSYFRDWPGIDVLITTSLALVLAFLIGFLIESLMGLCAFWFLEVSSLVFVYMLLSYFLSGHMLPLDWLPSPFSDVIRLFPFKYLAFVPAAIWLGKYTPSQVALELALGVVWVAVLFLLNRVALSRGLRRYSAYGG
- a CDS encoding carboxy terminal-processing peptidase, with the protein product MKLHAPSRTVGVLSVGVVFLVATTLFAQNIGGAQSSEATTVKLVANMISQYHISQKPLDDRISAMILQRFIKELDPQKMYFLKADIDGFARYRDQLDNLLRSGDAAFAHEAWNLYLRRLDERVTVANRMIDEPHDYSLDESMQVDGEQMSWSVDQKELNDRWRKRIKYELLSLQLDKTELAEARKRLHKRYETFRRNEHDTEDGEVLERFLTSVAHCYDPHSSYMSPQTLEDFQIQMKLSLEGIGAALRSEDGMTVVAQIVPGGAAEKDGRLKVGDKIVAVGQEDGDFQDVVEMRLNRVVRLIRGKLGTKVRLRILRDAGETVSIELTRQTIELHSSEVKGKIFQPADFGLSGKGRVGVINIPSFYRDFSGAQQGKDDFKSTARDVSKVLGNFAKEGGVDAIIIDLRMNGGGALSEAIEVTGLFIDKGPVVQVKEQNGNIKSHDDEEDGAEYLGPLMVVCNRLSASASEIFAAAIKDYGRGIVVGDTTTHGKGTVQNVMPVSNQMFKLLPSSKDRGALKLTINQFYRVNGDSTQNRGVESDVVLPSLIDHMDLGESFMDNALAFDRVQPARHQYLKYVTPEIVSVLKTDSEKRVAADPKFQQTLKDIDRYLARKSRKSVSLNEETLRKEREEDKAAKEVEKEEEEFETKSDKTPVLAKTEYNTELMAIAVEYAGLLKAQKTAANR
- a CDS encoding RNA polymerase sigma factor, with amino-acid sequence MTTRDAFDDQDRLEGSTSLNLLSAARRGQPGAWERLVRLYAPLVASWCRNWGIAEQDFVDILQDVFLSVSGHLKNFRKVRPSDTFRGWLFTIARNKARDHFRRTASQPIGEGGSEANQRLQQSFDPHVEVEQVDAMDDAAMDTLLQNALNVIRKEFHAKTWQAFWSVVIEGRLAADVAADLNMTPGAVRVAKSRVLLRLRQELGDAPGS
- a CDS encoding MFS transporter, whose translation is MPLALPADERHIDTSAVYGRTFWLAYFANSALVMANALTFRFAELVHFLGGSESRVGDIVALGVLVAVGVRFSFSHLLDDYGTRRMWPACSILFISGCVLFVSASHEMWMLYLARIAFFVGLTGMFACSMTHIQNHVPPSRRTEIIGNLGSSGFVGMILGSNLGDWILYFVKDPQTQFFILFGGAGLIGVVYLGIVLVLTHGQDTEVRSGSPMALRLMFRFWPGTVVLAAMTMGLGITATQTFLTRYATSQKIEGIGVFFTGYAISAFVFRLLVQNWSRTIGRHWMLVRGLLGHATGHLLLAFVTDGWQFILPSIICGFGHALLFPAVVSLGSGTFPKECRGAGTAIILGFTDFGSLIYSPLLGRISDEFGFHVMYCVSSGVALATALGYILVARYHPDHEAAAGLA
- a CDS encoding serine/threonine protein kinase; amino-acid sequence: MTDNVCPPSEQLREMALGLGDSSQLESLALHLENCPACQRLFEQFDNSSDPLIRHLGRLQTPVEISEAECESLAQAVISATSQSMYRNTRVATDAGRDLARRLLEGGVTLDRFELRSELGIGSFGYVFCAWDPRLERVVALKVQRAGNLASAEEVERFLREARSAAQLKHPGIVSLYESGQTDDNVWYLVSEYIDGMTLEEQLKQGAIPPHEAAGIVLELADALQYAHEQGVIHRDIKPSNIILDRKHRAHIMDFGLAKRDSAEITMTSDGRVVGTPAYMSPEQAAGSSRLVDARSDVYSLGVVLYEMLTGERPFHGNRRLLLLQVLEDDPRPPRAMNWMIPRDLEIICLKAMSKSPSRRYQTCRELADDLQRFSRGKPILARPMGYAERVLRWSYRYPLAVGVLMAVIVGSISGMWYLSSLSEFFVRLTALESARLESKMLDEVWRFYSDEISDIDPRVTTVAITENYKNVHPALPLPATFAIDLGERISRRNSGMEVRVFSRFPWPTRKDGGPQSDLDLEALLWLEEHAKPGDESSTEFSRFVTDDGRRKLLFYSSRLMEKSCLGCHNHPDSRSPKKDWKVGDVVGALKIVRPLEREMDNTQSALRGAFLIMGLISFSLLAISAGVTVIAQRRRKGGAE
- a CDS encoding ABC transporter ATP-binding protein produces the protein MPIIEVKNLAKHYQVYRKNAGWLASLAGLFHREYNVVRAVKEVSFQIERGEMVAFLGPNGAGKTTTLKLLSGLIYPTTGTATVLGYVPWQRANAYRKRFSLVMGQKNQLWWDLPAQESFILHREIYAIEPAQFQRRVDELTDLLDVRQLVKQPVRELSLGERMRMELIASLLHSPEVLLLDEPTIGLDVVSQRKVQGFLRHYQAEQQMTVLLTSHYMKDVEALCRRAIIINEGEIKHDGPLADIVDRFSSMKQIHLQFAGTEVPPDLERYGKVLEQLPPRVKLEVPRQEIPKVLAALLDRYTIEDVGVQERPLEEVIAELFARKSES